DNA sequence from the Candidatus Babeliales bacterium genome:
GGATTTATCTCCGGTTGTTCTATCTGAGAATTAATATTTAAGTTTATTTGTGGTTGTTCTGGCTGAGGATTAAGGTCTAGATTTATCTGCGGTTGTGGCTGAGGATTAGGAGTTTCGTTATTGGTATGATTAAGTGGATCAGGCAATATTTTTTCTGTATTTGCAGTCCATGTATTAGGCATACCATATTGATAAGCTGCATAACTACCTATTGCTACTACCACTATGCAGAGGACAACTCCTGTTATTTTAGTATTGTCACCACCACAGTGTGTAGAAAAGGGAAAAATTGTGAGAACAAGAAAAAGTAAAGAAAGTTTTTTCATAAAAAGTCCTTTAAATAAATATATTTATGATAACAATTACGTTTATTTATTATAATAACTAAAAATAAATTATGCTAGATTGACTTTTATAATATCATGTGTCAAATTGAACTTATGAGATTCAATTTGAAGGAATTATTATGTTTAATCGATCTGTTTGGTCTATTGTAGAACGTTTTGCTAAGATTTACCCTATAATTAGTATCACAGGGCCACGACAATCAGGCAAAACAACCTTAGCGCAAGCTTTATTTTCTCATTTTCCGTACATAAATTTGGAAAATTTGGATATTAGATTGCAAGCACAGAATGATCCGCGAGCTTTTTTGGCTCGTTATCATGATGGAGCAATTTTTGATGAGGTGCAGCATGTTCCAGAATTATTATCATATCTTCAACAAATCGTTGATGAATCCCCACAAAAAGGACGTTATGTAGTGACCGGTTCACAAAACTTTGTGATTAGTGAACAAATTTCACAGTCGCTTTCTGGACGTATTGGCATGCTGACATTGTTACCGTTGAGTATGAATGAACTCAATTTTGAATCAACTAAGTTTGAGTCAGTTATTTTTCGTGGAGGTTATCCGGGGCTGTATCAAAGAAATATGAATCCTACCGAGTTTTTTCCCAGTTATATCCAAACTTATCTTGAGCGTGATGTACGGCAAATAAAAAATATTGAGGATTTAGGCCTTTTTCAGACATTCATTAAATTATGTGCGGGTAGGATTGGTCAAGTAATAAATTATTCATCTTTAGCTCAAGATTGTGGAATTTCTCATACAACGGTTTATAAATGGCTCACTGTTTTGCAAGCAAGTTACATACTATTTTTATTGCAACCATTTCATAAGAATTTTAGCAAGCGTTTGGTTAAAAAACCCAAACTTTATTTTTATGATACCGGTTTAGCGTGCTCATTGTTGGGGCTTGAGCAAGAGAGTCAAGTTGAGACACATTATTTAAAGGGTAGTTTATATGAAAATTTGGTTGTTCTGGAATTATTAAAAGCTCGATTAAATAAAGGATTACTACCAAATTTGTATTTCTGGCGCGATTTAGCGGGCCATGAAGTTGATCTTATTGCCGAATGGGGAGGATCTATTAAGGCAATTGAAATTAAGGCTGGCGCAACCTTGCAACCTAATTTTGTTAAAAATGTTAATTATTTTTGTTCTCTTTCCCCTGAATCAAAAGGTTATGTGTTATATCCAGGACAAGAAGGATTTTATGCAAATACAACTTTATTGCCGATAAGATCATTACAGCGTTTATTAGATGAGTAGAATAGACAAAATAATGTTACAGTCTATTTTTTTGATTGTTGGTTACGTTAGGAATATTGACCGTTTCAGCATTATTCATTTCCGAGAAGATTCCACATAAAATAGCAAGTCCTATACCTATTTCAACACAACCACAAAGCATTGTCACATTGAAATTTTCTATGTTTGCTCCTAAACTGTAAGTTACGAGGCCACTTATAATTGCTGACATAGAGAAAGAAACCTTTTTTGGATGTTCAATTATAATTTTTTTATATAATGTAATATGAGCAAAGTTTTTACTGTTATTTTCAGTAGATGTTGCATATGAAAATGTAAAAGTTGTGGCTAAAATAAACGAAATGATTTGCTTGTTTATCATAATTAATTATTTTTCATTTTTTTCATAAGGTATATATTCACCTATAAGTTTACTTTTTAATTAAAAAATTTCAATAAAGCTTGCTTTTGTACGCTTTTTATTGATTGATTGTAACAATAGTGAAGATATATGATACACTTTGAAAATAAATATTGACCTAAATAAAGAATATTGATAGTTTGTAGATAGTATTATATTTGTTTAATCGTTGTTTTATTAAAGAAAGGTTTTTTATGAAATTGTTTGTAAATACCTGTTTACAAAATAATTCTGATTTTCTTACATATACTGATACTATTCTTGTATCAGAAAGTTTTTTATTTGATAATAACGTTGCTTTTTTTGTTATATCTGCTCATCATCTCCATCATTTCTCTCATTAAAAAATAATTTTGTTTTTTACTTTTTGTGTTTTTACAATATAGCCGTTTACCATAACGATACAATTTTCACGCTTTTATTTGTGTATATTTTTTGAATATATTTGTGCACTGATAATGTTGTTGTGTTTATTGTGAAATACTTATTCATTTTTATAAAGGAATTATTATGATCAAAAATATGATCAAAAATTTTATGTATGGAAAAATATTTTTAATTATAGTAGTAATTGGGATAGTGTTAATTGTTGGCATACTTGCATTACGTTCAACGAAAAAATCTGATGATACTCTCGTTGTTGGTATGATGAGTGGATGGGCTCCGTTTATGAGTATTACTAATAATGGAGAATACGAAGGTTTTGATGTTGACTGTGCACAAGAGCTTGCTAAACGAATGAATAAAAAACTGGTTATTAAAGATCTTGGTTCAGTTGCATCATGTTTTATTGCTCTTGAACAAAATAAAATAGATATGATTTTTTCAGGACTTGATATTACTCAAGCTCGGCTTAAAAATGTAGCAATGGTGCAGTACACTGGTGAAGATATAAAGACATTTAATGTCGTTTTTTGGGATGAGACTCCACAAAATATACGATCGATGGAAGATTTTCGTGATATTACGAATGGTGTTGTTTGTGTAGAATCAGGTTCTTCTCAGGAAGCATTTCTTGATAAATATCCGTTTATAGAAAAAAAACGAATGAATTCTGTTGTTGATATTATTCTTGATTTACGTTTTGGAAAATCAGTTGCTGCTATTTTAGAGCCCCGTATTGCACGTCAATTTGCTCAAAAAAATCCAGCATTACAAACGATTGATGTTGTTTTGCCTCAGGAATGTATCACTTATGGATGTGGAATAGCGATAAAAAAAGAAAATCCATGTCTTGTTGATATAACAGAAAATGTTATTACTTCAATGAAAAATGATGGTTTATTGGAAGCTTTAGAATTACGTTGGAAATTAGGGGAATAAATTATGATGTACGACGCGTTTTTTTCTGTTAAAAATGCATTACCTTTATTAATTCAAGGAGCAGCGATGACATTGTTTCTTTGGGTTGCGGCGCTTGTTATTGCAATTAGTTTAGGAACTGTACTGGGCATTTTACGGTGTAAGCGGTTAAGGATCTCTACATTATCAACTTTTCTCGATACTATTACTTTTTTATTACGTGCAATCCCTTTTTATGTACAGCTGCTTATGGCTTATTTTGTTTTACCTGAATTGGTCGGCGTTAATATTTCTGCAACTACTGCTGGAATTTTTTCGCTTGGTATATGCTCTGCGGCGTATATTAGTCAAATTATACGTGGAGGAATTAATGCTATTGACGTGGGTCAATGGCAAGCAGCATATGTCTTGGGATATACATCATGTGATACGGTTAGATATGTAATATTACCTCAAGTGGTTCGCATTATTATTCCTTCATTGTCAGGAGAGCTTGATCAATTGCTAAAAAGTACCTCTATTATTTCTGCTATAGGAGTTTTAGAATTAACGGGTGCGGCAAAAAATGTTATAGCACGAGAACTTAATCCGCTAACTATGTATATTGTTATTTCTGTTGTATATGTGATGATTGCATTTGTTTTCAATAGCCTTACATCTTGTGTAGAAAGGAAATTATCATATGATTAATATTTATAATTTGACTAGTAAAACTATAAAAGTTGGTTGTGGAACACCTGTATTGCAAAATATCACCTGCGATTTTTCTGCATCATCTATTACTGTTATAGTAGGAAAAAGTGGTGTAGGAAAAACAACATTGTTACAATGTATAGCTCATTTACAAGAAATTTCGGATGGAGAAATTATTGTTGATGGAAAACAAATACAGAATATATCAGAGCAAGAGCGATCACGACTAATTGGTTTTGTGTTTCAGAATTTTAATCTCTTTCCACATTTAACGGCCCGTGAAAATTGTATACAGCCATTGATGGTAACGATGAAAATGTCTCGTAAAGAAGCTGAGGAAAGAGTCTTTGAGTTATTTGGCTTGTTAGATTTGCGTGAACATCAGAATGCATATCCTACAAGTCTATCTGGTGGTCAAAAACAGCGTGTTGCAATTGCTCGTGCGCTGTGTCTTGGCCCAAAAGTATTGCTTCTGGATGAACCTACGTCTGCTCTTGATCAAGAAAATAGTATGATTCTTATTCAATTGCTTAAAAAATTGTGTAATCAAGGTATAACTATTATTGTGGCAAGTCATGATAGAGAGTTTGTACAAGCAGTTCAGGATAAAACGCTGACCATTGTTGATGGCATTATAAAAGAACTTTAGGGATAACATGAATTATAAATTTTTTCTGGGATTGTTTTTATTGTATATTCCTAATGCTGACATCATGAGCATGGAATATATTTCAGATGATATTATGATTTACAATATTGGTTGTTATATTGATCGGTTTACTAGGAATGCATTACGAGGTTCTAATAAAGCGTATCGTGCTCTTCTTTGTTCTCAAGATGTACTAAATGAAAACTATGCATTAGCATGCGAAACTGGGGATGAAAAGAAAATGTTTCAATTGCGTTCAATGGGGGCTTTGTATATCCATGAAGAAATTTATAATTTATTTAACGATGGCAGAGAAAGATTGACACTAAAATTATATGAAAAGTACAATTATCATTCTGTGAAGACACCATTGTTAATGCAGTTTATGTTCTCTTATGGTATTACATTAAAAAATAAAGATTTTATTAAATTTCTTCTTTGGAATACTAAGCATAATGGTGATGTTAGATCGCATTCTATTTTACTTGCGAAACAACTTCAATGTGCGGAAATTGTTGATATGTTAGAACAGTATAATCAAGCTATGATTCCAAGATGTAGTCAAATGGGGTGGCATTAGATATTGACAGATCTGTTATTGATTAATAAAAAAAATTCATATGTCCTTTAGGATACATATGCATTCTTATAGTGTATCGCACAAAAAATTATGATTGCCTCGATAGTTATCGTTGCTGGGGCTTTGTTCTAGTGTGTTGTTTTTTAATCGTTAGTTGTATGGGTGATGTCGACTGTTTCAATAATATTTTTTGTTGAAAAAACTTCAGATAAAATTGCGATTCCTGAAGCTATGGTAAAAATACTAAAAATTTGCATTGGGGTTTGATCGGTTGACAATTTACAGGATACGTATGCAGCTGCGAGTCCGTTTGTAATCATAGTTAGCCCCAGGCAAGCCATTTCTTTTGGGCATTCTTGCATCGTTTTTTTGTATAGTGTAATGTAGTGAGAGCACGTACTAACTTCCTCAGATGTTGCATGTGAAAATGTAAAAGTTGCAGCCAAAATAAGCGAAATGATTTGTTTATTTATCATAATTATTTACTTTCTATTTTTTGCCATAAAGCAGAGTTTTATTATTACTTTGTCTACTTTACAAAGGTATATATTCACCTATAAGTTAAAATATATATTAAAAAAATTCGAGATAGCTTCTTTTTGTACTATTTTTATTGGTTGGTCATAACAATCATGAGCATATATGGTACACTATATTATATAGAGTATATAATAAAAATAAATGCTAACTGACGGATATGTATGATTATTATTATTGACGCATACAATCTTTTACGTGCTGTGCCTCCTTATAAAAAGACAATTACTGATCAAGAGCGTGTACAATTTATTGCGCAACTTAGTCTCTATGGACGTCGCAAGGGACATAAAATAGTTATAGTTTTTGATGGTGGCCCTCACGAATGGCCGTTCAAAGAATCTATTAACAAAGTCACTGTTGTCTATTCTGGTATTCATGATAGCGCTGATGATTATATTAAAAGTTATGTAGATGCACATCGGGCAAAAGATCTTTTGTTAGTATCGTCTGATAGAGAATTAAATCAGTGGGCTGAGCGCTATACTATTCCTTCAATTGATTCCGTTAGTTTTCATCAGTTGGTCGTACAAGAATTAAAAATTAAGACGAATAAGCACGAGCAATTTACTTCAATAGTTAAAATGCAGGATGAACAATTGGATATAGATCGATTAATGATGGAGGGCAGTGCGATAGTGCCAATGAAAAGTGAAGATATAAATTTACAGCGAAAAAATCGAGGTACAAAAAAAGCTCAGGTTAGTAAGCATGAGCGAGTATTATTAAAAAAACTAAATAAATTATAGAGTTGTGCTATGGACGGTTATAAGAAAGAAATTATTTATTCGCTTGATGATCATGATGTGGTAATTCAAGAACTTAAAAAACTGATGCCGTATTGTCAGGTTTTTGCATGCAGTGGTCCTCTTGGTGCCGGTAAAACAACAACTATTAAAGCATTATTACGCAGTTGTGGTGTTACTGGTACTATCACCAGCCCAACTTTTACGTATGTTAACGAATACAGTAATAACAAAAATGAACATTTTTATCATTTTGATTTATACCGTATAAGCAGTGTTGAAGAATTTCAATTACAGGGCTTTGATGAATATTTATATCAACCCAATAGTTGGGCGTTTATTGAATGGCCAGAAGTTATTCAGCCACTTTTAACACATAATGTTTGTTTTATTTCATTTGATTATCATGAAGATTCTGATAAGCGCATAGTGACTATTTAATACGCGCATGTTGTTTTCCAGCTATTAACATGTTGGCGATATTGGCAATAAGATGTTTTTGGTAAAGTATATACGCAGAAATAATACCTAATGAAACACCTGTTTTAATAAAAAATGATTTTTTGTAGTGTTCATCCAATTCGACTATTTTTTTTGTCAGCCATGATGTGTTATTTGATTGATTTATTTTTTGTATGAGAACGTTCGCATAGTGTGCAATTGTCCAGACGGTAAGCGGTATAATAATTGAAGCTCCAAGAATTCTAGCATCATAATTATAATTCATTGCAACCGCGGCAGATACAATGTCTTTTTTGAGCGAGGGAGAAAGGTCATTTTGATTAAAGGCTTTAGGATTAATGAAAAAAGTACCTCGGTGAGAAAATGCGTTTTCTCCTAAACTGGTCCATAAGCTACGTGATTCTCTGATATCGAGTGGTTGTTGTAAGCCTACTGAAGAAAGACTATCAAAAATTATTTTTTTGGTATTTATTGCAACATTGTTAGTACCATATAATGCATAATGTATTGATGGAAACATGAAAGAAATAGCTTCGGTAGCTACCATACCCATCCATGCGACTTTATATACAGTTGGTAGCCATTTTTCAATAAAAACTGGTTGTTCCTTGGAATGATTAGGTGTTGCTATTGTGGTATTGTATGGAATACATACAAGGACAAGTAGATGCAATAGCGTGTGCTTTTTCATTAAGTTTCCTTTGTTGATTTTTAACATTGTATTTATAAATATATTTTACCATTATTCTTTTTTTTAAGCAAAATGATTGTTTGCTGAGTAGATATAGGTTTATTGGTACAGGTAAATAGGGCGACATGTTTTAACATGCCGCCCTATTATTGTTTATAATTATATATTAAATAAATAATCCTTCTTCTTCAAGGATATCAAATGCGACATTAAAGAATGAAGGGCCATTTTTTAGTTTAAATGTTCTATTGAGTGAATTATCCTCATTACGTAAGATTTCAACGTGGTGATTATGGAATGTGCCATTGGTAGTAGTTTGTAAATCAACCATTTTCGGGTAATGTGTTGCGATAATGCTGATGTTGTTTTTGTACACACCCAAATGCTCCGCAAAACGCAGTGCAGCAATTTCACCTTCTTGTGGAGATGTTCCGGTAAACACTTCATCAATAATAACAAAGCTGAATTCATTTTTGCCTAATGATTGTACTAATTCAAGAAGTTTTTTTGCACGCATTACTTCTGATTTAAAGAGCGAAGCTCCTGTCGCAATGTCATCAGAAATATTCATGAAGCAATTGAGCTTAGCAAATGGCGTTAGCGTCAGGCTTTCAGATGGTGCAATACCAAATGTTTGTGCCATAAGTATATTAAGCATAATTGCTTTAATAATAGTTGATTTACCGCCAGTATTTGGTCCGGTCAAAATGCTATTTGGGCATGATCCATCAAAGGCTATGTTGTTGGTTATAACGGTATCAGGATTAACAAATGGGTTCCAGAAGTTGTGTGCATCTATAATTGGCGTTGTGCTGTTTTCAATAAAGTTTACCATGCAGTATTGAGCTTGTTTATCTTGGCGGTCATTATAGAGCTTAGCGAGCGCAACGTACATATCAAGCTCGCCTGCAGCAGCATAAACAGGAGCAAGTTCATCTTTAACTTGTTTTATTAGCTCATATGCAGCAAGTACGCGGCCTGTGTAGGAAAGAATTGATGATTTACCAGTAAAGGTTTTTGTGTTAAGTATTTTAAGCAGTTTGTTGAGCTTAGCTGAATGTTTTGTTGTATCAGTAAAATCTGCTAATGGTTTAAGCGAAGGCAGGAGGTTGACGAGTGATTTGTGTTTGCCTATTGCTAAACTAATGCTCTTGAGTTCATTAATATATGATGCGGTTGCGATAAGAATATCCTGTACGTGGTTGCAAATTGCTATTTCATTTTTAATTAATGTACTTCCAATAAAATAATTTGCTAAT
Encoded proteins:
- a CDS encoding ATP-binding protein, with the translated sequence MFNRSVWSIVERFAKIYPIISITGPRQSGKTTLAQALFSHFPYINLENLDIRLQAQNDPRAFLARYHDGAIFDEVQHVPELLSYLQQIVDESPQKGRYVVTGSQNFVISEQISQSLSGRIGMLTLLPLSMNELNFESTKFESVIFRGGYPGLYQRNMNPTEFFPSYIQTYLERDVRQIKNIEDLGLFQTFIKLCAGRIGQVINYSSLAQDCGISHTTVYKWLTVLQASYILFLLQPFHKNFSKRLVKKPKLYFYDTGLACSLLGLEQESQVETHYLKGSLYENLVVLELLKARLNKGLLPNLYFWRDLAGHEVDLIAEWGGSIKAIEIKAGATLQPNFVKNVNYFCSLSPESKGYVLYPGQEGFYANTTLLPIRSLQRLLDE
- a CDS encoding transporter substrate-binding domain-containing protein, with the protein product MIKNMIKNFMYGKIFLIIVVIGIVLIVGILALRSTKKSDDTLVVGMMSGWAPFMSITNNGEYEGFDVDCAQELAKRMNKKLVIKDLGSVASCFIALEQNKIDMIFSGLDITQARLKNVAMVQYTGEDIKTFNVVFWDETPQNIRSMEDFRDITNGVVCVESGSSQEAFLDKYPFIEKKRMNSVVDIILDLRFGKSVAAILEPRIARQFAQKNPALQTIDVVLPQECITYGCGIAIKKENPCLVDITENVITSMKNDGLLEALELRWKLGE
- a CDS encoding amino acid ABC transporter permease, with translation MYDAFFSVKNALPLLIQGAAMTLFLWVAALVIAISLGTVLGILRCKRLRISTLSTFLDTITFLLRAIPFYVQLLMAYFVLPELVGVNISATTAGIFSLGICSAAYISQIIRGGINAIDVGQWQAAYVLGYTSCDTVRYVILPQVVRIIIPSLSGELDQLLKSTSIISAIGVLELTGAAKNVIARELNPLTMYIVISVVYVMIAFVFNSLTSCVERKLSYD
- a CDS encoding ATP-binding cassette domain-containing protein, translated to MINIYNLTSKTIKVGCGTPVLQNITCDFSASSITVIVGKSGVGKTTLLQCIAHLQEISDGEIIVDGKQIQNISEQERSRLIGFVFQNFNLFPHLTARENCIQPLMVTMKMSRKEAEERVFELFGLLDLREHQNAYPTSLSGGQKQRVAIARALCLGPKVLLLDEPTSALDQENSMILIQLLKKLCNQGITIIVASHDREFVQAVQDKTLTIVDGIIKEL
- a CDS encoding NYN domain-containing protein, translated to MIIIIDAYNLLRAVPPYKKTITDQERVQFIAQLSLYGRRKGHKIVIVFDGGPHEWPFKESINKVTVVYSGIHDSADDYIKSYVDAHRAKDLLLVSSDRELNQWAERYTIPSIDSVSFHQLVVQELKIKTNKHEQFTSIVKMQDEQLDIDRLMMEGSAIVPMKSEDINLQRKNRGTKKAQVSKHERVLLKKLNKL
- the tsaE gene encoding tRNA (adenosine(37)-N6)-threonylcarbamoyltransferase complex ATPase subunit type 1 TsaE, which translates into the protein MDGYKKEIIYSLDDHDVVIQELKKLMPYCQVFACSGPLGAGKTTTIKALLRSCGVTGTITSPTFTYVNEYSNNKNEHFYHFDLYRISSVEEFQLQGFDEYLYQPNSWAFIEWPEVIQPLLTHNVCFISFDYHEDSDKRIVTI